The Vulpes vulpes isolate BD-2025 chromosome 10, VulVul3, whole genome shotgun sequence genome has a window encoding:
- the LOC112914973 gene encoding olfactory receptor 4M1: MEPANYTRVTEFVLTGLSQTREVQLVLFVIFLSFYLFILPGNVLIICTIRLDPHLTSPMYFLLANLAFLDIWYSSITAPKMLVDFFVERKRISFGGCIAQLFFLHFVGASEMFLLTVMAFDRYAAICRPLHYATIMNRRLCCILVALSWLGGFIHSIIQVVLIVRLPFCGPNELDSYFCDITQVVRIACANTFPEELVMIFSSGLISVVCFIALLMSYAFLLAMLRKHSGSGDSTSRAMSTCYSHITIVVFMFGPSIYIYARPFDSFSLDKVVSVFHTVIFPLLNPIIYTLRNKEVKTAMRKLVNRYILCREVKDK, translated from the coding sequence ATGGAACCTGCAAATTACACTAGGGTGACGGAATTTGTTCTCACTGGCTTATCCCAGACTCGAGAGGTACAACTAGTCCTATTTGTTATATTTCTGTCCTTCTATCTGTTCATCCTCCCAGGAAATGTTCTTATTATTTGCACCATCAGGCTGGACCCTCACCTGACCTCACCCATGTATTTCCTGCTGGCTAACCTGGCCTTCCTTGACATTTGGTACTCCTCCATCACGGCCCCTAAAATGCTCGTAGACTTCTTTGTGGAAAGAAAGAGGATTTCTTTCGGTGGGTGCATTGCACAGCTCTTCTTTTTGCACTTCGTTGGGGCCTCCGAGATGTTCCTGCTCACAGTAATGGCCTTTGACCGCTATGCTGCTATCTGCCGCCCTCTCCACTATGCTACTATCATGAATCGACGTCTCTGCTGTATCCTGGTGGCTCTCTCCTGGTTGGGGGGCTTCATTCATTCTATAATACAAGTGGTCCTCATTGTCCGACTTCCCTTCTGCGGGCCCAATGAGTTAGACAGTTACTTCTGTGATATCACGCAGGTCGTCCGCATTGCCTGTGCCAATACCTTCCCCGAGGAGTTAGTGATGATTTTTAGCAGTGGTCTGATCTCTGTAGTATGCTTCATTGCTCTCCTAATGTCCTATGCCTTCCTCCTGGCCATGTTGAGGAAACACTCAGGCTCGGGTGACAGTACCAGTCGGGCCATGTCCACCTGCTATTCCCACATCACGATTGTGGTGTTCATGTTTGGACCATCTATCTACATTTATGCTCGACCATTTGACTCGTTTTCCCTCGATAAGGTTGTGTCTGTGTTCCATACTGTGATATTCCCTTTACTTAATCCCATTATCTACACCttgagaaataaagaagtaaagaCGGCCATGAGGAAGTTGGTCAACAGATATATTTTATGTAGAGAAGTGAAAGATAAGTGA